The genomic segment GGCATCGCCGCGGCCCGCGGGTCAGGCGCGGGGCGGCTCGACGATCCCGGCCAGCAGGTAGAGCGCCTTGGCGGCGACGTAGCCGTCCCAGAAGTCCGGCCCGGTCTCGACCAAGTCGGCCCCCACGACCCGCTTTCCCGAACGCCCCAGCTCCGCGAGCAGATAGGTGGCCTCGCGCCACGAGAGGCCGCCGGGGACCGGCGTGCCGGTGCCGGGGCAGAGCGAGGCGTCGAGGCCGTCGATGTCGAACGAAACCCAGACG from the bacterium genome contains:
- a CDS encoding arginase family protein, with product GFVTSHASVMRRALETEGVSRIVQVGLRDFCVEEREASRAADGRSIWFTDAALASRLFAGETFAALAREIVAALPDDVWVSFDIDGLDASLCPGTGTPVPGGLSWREATYLLAELGRSGKRVVGADLVETGPDFWDGYVAAKALYLLAGIVEPPRA